ACGCCGGCCGCCGCACCGCCGCTACCGATACCATATCCGGGCGTACCGCGAATTTCTCTTGCAGACGCAAAGGTGGATTTTGACGCTGGCCGCGCCGTCTTCATCGACACGCATTCGGCGGCATCATTTGCGTCAAGCCGCATCAAAGGTGCGATCAATGTGCCCGCCGGCGCACTCGAGGCCAACCTGAACAAAATACCGAAAGGCAAAAAGATAATTGCCTACTGTTCCTGACCGGCCGAAAATTCGAGCGCCGGTCTGGTTGCTCAACTGCGTAGTAAAGGATTCAACGATTCATATGCATTACTTGGCGGAACCGCCGCCTGGCGAACCGCCGGTTATCCGATGGAAGAAAAGCCGGGCCCATGATCGGTTCGGTCGAGATCCGCTGATAGGGAATCAAAAAAGACACACGCCTGAGATCTTCAGGCTTGTGTCTTTTTTTTGTCCGGAAGATCGATCAGAGCCGAACGATCTTCGCGTTGCTGCCGTTTCGCTGGTCTTGAGAAAGCGCGTTTCGCGTATCAACGATAAGCGAGGCGAGTTGGCACACGCGATGATAGTCGACGCCCGAATGTTCGGTACATATGATCACGCAATCTGAATCGGCGATAAGTTCGTCTGTCAGTTCCTGATTAAAGATAGGTTCGCCATCGCCGATCGTATACGCATGATCGAAAGTGACCTCAGGGACGAACGGATCGTGATATTTGAGATCCGCCCCACGTGAACGCAGAAGATCGATGATCGATAAAGCGGGCGATTCGCGCATGTCGTCGATATCTTTCTTGTAAGCGACGCCGAGGATGAGTATCTTTGAACCATTGACAGCCTTTTTCACATCGTTCAACGCCGTAGAAACAAGCTTCACGACATATGCCGGCATGCCTGAGTTCACCTGTTCGGCAAGGCTGATGAATTGCGAATCGAAACCGTGCTGACGAGCTTTCCACGAAAGATAATGCGGATCGAGCGGAATGCAGTGGCCGCCGATGCCCGGCCCGGGATAAAACGGCATAAAGCCGAAAGGCTTCGTCGCCGCTGCCTTCACGACCTCCCAGGTATCGATACCGAGCGTGTTGCATAGCCGTGCCATTTCGTTGGCCATGCCGATGTTTATCGCTCGGAAAGTGTTTTCCCAAAGCTTGCATGCCTCTGCCACGCGGGCAGAAGAAACGCTGTGAACGTGGTCGACTATCTGTGAATATAGGAAAGACGCGATCTCGGTCGAATCCTTAGAGACGCCGCCGACCACCTTTGGTATATTGTGTGTCTGAAACTGCGGATTGCCCGGATCGACCCTCTCGGGCGAGAACGCGAGCAGGAAATCATCATCTAGCTTAAAGCCCTTTTCCTCGAACATCGGCAAGAGAACTTCGTCCGTGGTACCGGGATAGGTGGTCGATTCCAGGATGATCATCTGTCCCCGGCGCAGATATTTCTGTATCTCTTCGCCCGCCGCGATGATGAAGGACATGTCCGGGTCTTTGGTCTTTCGCAGCGGCGTGGGGACGCAGATGATAATGACGTCGCATTCAGCAAGGCGGCCGAAGTCCGTTGTCGCGGAAAGCTTGCCGTCATCGACACACGCTTTAACATTCTCATCTGTTACGTCGACGATATACGAGCGGCCGGCGTTGATATCGTCAGCTTTCTTCTGATCGACCTCGAACCCGATACCCTCATAGCCCTTCAGGCCAAACTCTACGATGAGCGGTAATCCTACGTATCCAAGGCCGATAACGCCGATCCGGGCCTTTTTGTCAGCGATCAGCGATCTTAGTTCATTCTTAATCATTTTTTGCGATCGGGCTGTATAAGCCCCTCATGTAACTAAACTTAAGTTACCCACTCGAGTTAGTCAACCGCCTCAATATCTGTGTTAAAATGCCGGTAATGGGGCGCACTCGGCGTCAAAGTACGAGATACTTCCAATCCTCCTGTTTGTCCAGCAGAATATGCAGTCCACGATAGAATCGGCGAATCCAGTTGTTAAGGCGATAATCGAAGGGTCGGCTCCGCGCCCAGCGCAGCTCGCCGCAGCGCGGGGAATGCTCCCGCTGCCGCCGAACGATCTGCTTGAAGTGCTCGTCGCCTTCGCTGCGGCAAATGATGCCGAGATCGCCGAGCACGCCCGCGAGACATTGAACACGCAGGATACTGTCCTGCTGCGCGAAACGCTCCGCTCTGAGGACGTGCCGAAATCCGTACTTTCGTATTACGCCGGGAAGCTGAACATCGAAAAGTCGCTCCACGAGGCGATCATCTTAAATCCTCAGACGCCTCAATCGACGATGGTCACGTTCGCCCGCAATACTCAGGACGGCGAACTGCTCGAACTGATCTCGATGAATCAGCAATTGCTGATCCGAACGCCGGCGTTGATCGATGCGATCATCGGCAACCCGAACCGGACCTCAGAGGCCGAGCGTCGGGCAGCAGAAACAAAACGCGAGTTCTTTGAAAAGGAACGCGGTGCACAGCAGATAGCCGACGAACTTCGCGCTCAAGGTAAAGAGGCGGCCGCCGAATTTATCGAACAGGCCGAATTTGCCTCGGAGGAAGCGAATCTCGACGACGCGCTCTTGATAGCCTCGATGATCGAGGTCCCTGACAGCGAGACCGACGATTCCTGGATGGGGCTTGAATTTCTCGAAGAACTCTACGAAGAGACAGAAGAGCAACGACAGCGTATCGTCGACAAGATCATCGGCGAGATGAAGATCGACGATGCAGATATGCCCAACGAGCGGATCTCGGTCATCAACCGAATCATGAAGATGGGTATGAAAGACCGCGTCAAGCTCGCCATGAAGGGCGACCGCGAGGCCCGCAATATCCTGATCCGCGACCCCAACAGGATCGTTTGCCAGGCCGTGGTCAACAATCCGCGCATCACCGAACAAGAAGTAGAAAAGATCGCGGCGATGCGTTCCGTGACCGAGGACGTTCTTCGACAATTGGCCAATAATCGTCAGTGGTCACGAAGCTATTCGATCGTGCATAATCTGGCACGGAATCCGCGGACGCCGATCGCCAACGTATTGTCGATACTCACCCGGCTGCAGGGCCGCGACCTGGATGCGCTGTCGAAGAACAAAAATGTTTCAGATGCGGTCCGCCGCCAGGCTCTGAGGCTTTCGCAGGCTCGGAAAGGCAAGTCGTCCTAGAGAAATTCGGTCACACGGCCCGTCTTGACGTACGATCCCGCCATGTCGGTCAGCGTGTGACTTGCGGCACCCGACCACAGACCGGCAAAGATCGCCGGCAGAAAATAGGTGCTTGTCTTCGACCTCACCGATTCACCTAACACGCTCCACGTCAACGCAAGCTCAGATAGGCGTGGAAGATCGGAGCCGTTGTAGGCTGCGATCAGATATGCCGCCGCGAAAGAAAGCAGTGTCGCTGCTCCCATAAAATAGATAACACGGATCAGCGTACCGAAGAGTAATCCGTGCGACCAACGCGAACGATGCTTGAAAAAAGACCTGTAGGGATACCATAGAAACCCCAGAACACCCCATCTCGAATGTTGTTTCGAGAGAATGTCGAGATCGGGACCGAACATCAATCCGCCAAATAAAAAGCTCGCTGCAACGAGCGCAGAACCCCCAATATCCAACCCCGCGGCATAAGCTGCAGCGGCGGCCGGTGCTGTCAAAAGCAATGTTACTGCGTCGTGAGTTCGAGATCCGGGCATACACTCAGCTTTGAGATCGCTGCTCTTTGATATATTGCAACGGTTTGGCGAACGAACAAAGCGCGGTCTGCAATTCCGGTCGGGTTTTGCTACAATTCGTTCTTCGATCCGATCGGATGACCAAGTTAAATGATCGCACACCGCTGCTTCTGATGGCTGGTATTTTCGCAAAACTGAAGACCACGCTCGAAATGATCAAATTCGAGCACACACTCTTTGCATTGCCTTTCGCATTTCTCGGCGCCGTGATGGCGGCGAACGGTCTGCCGACATGGCGACAGCTTGTATGGATCACGGTCGCGATGGTCGGAGCGAGATCGGCGGCGATGACCTTCAATCGGATCGTTGACCGCGATATCGACGCCGCAAACCCGAGGACAGCGAATCGCGAATTGCCGAGCGGAAAACTCTCGGTAGGGTTTGCCTGGGGTTTTCTGTTCGCGTCGATCATTTTGTTCCTTGTCGCGGCATATTCCCTCAATAGGCTTACATTTGCGCTTTCACCGGTCGCATTGCTGAGTGTTCTTGGATATTCATACGCAAAGCGATTCACCGCTTTTGCCCATGTGCTGCTCGGCTGGGCTCTTGCGATCTCGCCGACTGCAGCATGGATCGCAGTTCGCGGAACGATCGATTCAGAACTCCCGCTCCTTTTGTCGCTCTTCGTTCTTATGTGGACCGCAGGCTTTGATGTTCTTTACGCCTGCCAGGATTACGATTTTGACCATAAAGCCGGCCTGCGATCGATCCCGGCACGGTTCGGGATCGCTCGCTCGCTCTGGATCGCGAGGCTCTTCCACTTTCAGGCGTTCATCGTCCTTCTTTTGCTGCTCGCTTTCTCAGGGCTTGGCTGGCCGGCGGTCGCCGGCGTCGCTATCGTTGCGGCGTTGCTCGTCTACCAACACACTCTTATAAGACCCAACGACCTTTCCCGTATGAACGCTGCGTTCTTCACGACGAACGCCTTCGTAAGCGTGATCCTGCTGGCGACGTTCGGTTGGGCGGTTTATCTCAGTGATCTGCCGAAATGATCCCGTTTTTAAGATCGATATCCGAAGATCTGACGACGGCTCTCCACAGTCGCGGTCAGCTGCGGCCGTTTGCAGAGAACGAACAGGTCTTTGCCGAGGGTGATAAAGCCGCATTTCTCCCGATCGTCATTTCCGGAAGGATCAAGATGATCCAGTTTCTCGAACCCGGCAAGGAAGTGATTCTCGGGATATTTGAACAAGGCGAGATGTTTGCTGTTCCGCCGGTGTTTGACGGCAAGGTGTATCCGTCCACAGCGATCGCGATGGTGCAGAGCGAACTGTTGCTGTTGGATCGGCCGGTATTTCTCGAACTTATCCGCCAATACGATGAGTTTGCGTTCGGTGTTATCGGTTGGATGTGCGAGATGCTCCGCGAAAAGACGTCAACAATTCAAAATCTTGCGACCGCCTCGCCCGAACATCGGGTCGGCCATGTGCTGCTCAAGCTGGCGAAACGCGGCAAAGGAGACACGCCTGTGAAGATCACGGTCCTTCGCCGCGACATCGCCGAAATGGCAGGACTTACGACCGAAACGACCATTCGCGTCATTCGTAAATTTGCAGACGCCGGACTGATCGAAATAAAGAACGGCAAGGTATTCGTGGATCCCGCCGGGCCGCTTAGCAGGCGCTTCACTCTATAGCGTCAGCTAACGGAGCGCTACTGACAAAACTCATCATACGGTTCGCGATCGCACGAGCACGCGATTTAAGAAACTCTGTGCGATCGCCGGCAAAGCCCTCGTCAACGACCGAGTCGAAGATCTCAAGCCATCGCTTGAAATGTTCGATGCGCAGCGGCGTCTTTTTATTAAGGGCAGCGTGAATCTGCAGCGGATTTCTACCATGGCGCGCGTAAGCTCCGGTCTGAAACAATATGGTCTCCCAGAAGTCGCCAATGACCGGCAAATGAGATGCAAGGTCGAGTTTTGCGACATCGGTAAAGATATATCCGATCTCAAGGTCAGCTATCGCTCGCGAATAAAAACTACCCATCAGTCGATCGATGTCTTCACGATCCTCGATGTCACGTTTCTCCATAATTTGTTCAACCCCGGCTGCCGGCCGAACGCAAAACAGCCGGTGCACGCCCGCTAAAGCGAACAGGCACACCGTTATCATCGCTTAAGATGCCGCGAGGTCTTCGATCTTCTCGCCTTCCGACCGAACGTCGCGTGTCAGCATCATCTTCATCGCAAACCAAACGAATGCGACCGCACCGATCGCAAATATCGTATCGCCCACCATTCGCATCCAGCGTAGAAACTGCATCAGATCCGTCTGCATGAACTCGGGGCTTCGTGCAGACCAGTAGCCAACGTTCACAGACTGATATGTCTGCAGCAGCCCGATGGGCAAGAGGCTCAGCATAAGCTCGAGGAACATTCCGATATTTATTGACCAAAAGGCAAATCCCAACAGTTTAGTGTTCCACTTTCTTTCAGGCTGCATTGCCCGCATACAGAACAGCAAGAGGGCAAGGCCGAGAGTTCCATAAACGCCGTAAAGAGCTCCGTGTGCGTGAACTGCCGTAGTGTTCAACCCCTGCATGTAATAGAGAGCGATCGGAGGGTTGATCATGAATCCAAAAACACCGGCACCAACCAGATTCCAAAAGGCCACGGCAACAAAGAAATAGACGATCCACTTATATTGGGCCAGCCACGGTTTTGCCTGCGAATGCCTGATATTCTCCAGGGCCTCGTAACCAACGAACACGAGAGGGACGATCTCGAGCGCACTGAAAACGGCGCCGAAGGCCAGAGCGACCGTCGGCGTCCCGGCGAAGTATAGGTGATGAAGCGTACCAATGATTCCGCCGCTGAGATAGATCGCGCCCGAAAGCAGCGCAGCGTATGCGGCATGATCAGCGCGAATGACCCGAAGCCGTGCAAAAAGGAATGCGATCACCACGGTCGCAAACACCTCGAAGAAACCCTCGACCCATAGATGAACGACCCACCATCGCCAATATTCGACGACCGTGAGGTGTGAGCGCATTCCCCAGAAGAGTCCGGGAGCGTAAAAGAACGCGATTCCCGCGGTCGTGAACAGGTAGAGTAGAACGAGCGATCTGCTTCCGTCGTTTCGCTTTAAGGCCGGTATCGCCGACCGAGCGATGAGGAAAAGCCAAAGAAGGAGGCCTACGAACAGAGCGGCCTGCCAAACGCGGCCGAGATCCACATATTCGTAACCCTGATGTCCGAACCAGAACCAAAGGTCGCCCGGAAGCAGGTGCATCACGCTCATCCATTGCCCCGCCATCGAACCAAGAACGACGACAAGCAGCGCCCCGAACAACAGGTTGACGCCCAGCCTTTGAAATTTTGGCTCGTAACCGCATATGTAAGGCGCGATGTAGAGCCCTGCGGCCAGCCACGCGGTTGCGATCCAGAATATTCCGAGCTGCGTGTGCCATGTTCGCGTCACTACATACGGCAGGTATTCGGCAAGCGGAATTCCGTAAAGGCCTCCGCCCTCAACACCGTAGTGGGCCGTGATTATCCCCATCGCTATCTGCAACAGAAACAAGAGCGAGACGACGACGAAGTATTTGACGGTCGCCTTTTGCGAAGGCGTGACACCGGCGCCGATAAGCGGATCGCTTTCCGGTGTGTCGTGGTCGTCCTGTTCGCGGCGCCACCCGGCGTAGAACCAGACCATACCTCCGATACTGGCGATCAGCATTATTACGCTGACGCCGGTCCAGACGATCGCCGAACTTGTCGGGACATTTCCGACGAGCGGCTCTGACGGGAAATTGCTTGTGTACGAGATCGTATTATTCGGCCTGTTTGCTGCGGATGCCCAGGCCGTCCAGAAGAAGAATGCGTTCAGATCACGAAGCTTTGCCGGATCGGATTGAGCGTTGCGTTGGATCGCGTAATCATCGCTGCCATTCGAAAAAATGTCCGTGTAATGTTTGAGATTGTCTTCGAAAGCTCGTGCGCGGATCGGGTCGACGGTTATCGAACCGTTGACCTCGTTGTAGGTATTTGTCCGCATCAGATCCTGCAGACGCTGGCGCAGAGCGGCCTTTTCTTCGCTCGGAAGCGAACTGCCGTCTTTTCCATAGCGCCCGCCGGACCACTCGTTCAGAATGAAGATCGATTCGCGATGAAGGTAATCAGCGGTCCAATCAGGTGCGACATAGCTTCCGTGTCCCCAGATCGAACCGACCTGCATTCCGCCCATCGCCTGCCAGACGTTTTGACCCGTGGAGACGC
The DNA window shown above is from Chloracidobacterium sp. and carries:
- a CDS encoding nucleotide sugar dehydrogenase, encoding MIKNELRSLIADKKARIGVIGLGYVGLPLIVEFGLKGYEGIGFEVDQKKADDINAGRSYIVDVTDENVKACVDDGKLSATTDFGRLAECDVIIICVPTPLRKTKDPDMSFIIAAGEEIQKYLRRGQMIILESTTYPGTTDEVLLPMFEEKGFKLDDDFLLAFSPERVDPGNPQFQTHNIPKVVGGVSKDSTEIASFLYSQIVDHVHSVSSARVAEACKLWENTFRAINIGMANEMARLCNTLGIDTWEVVKAAATKPFGFMPFYPGPGIGGHCIPLDPHYLSWKARQHGFDSQFISLAEQVNSGMPAYVVKLVSTALNDVKKAVNGSKILILGVAYKKDIDDMRESPALSIIDLLRSRGADLKYHDPFVPEVTFDHAYTIGDGEPIFNQELTDELIADSDCVIICTEHSGVDYHRVCQLASLIVDTRNALSQDQRNGSNAKIVRL
- a CDS encoding metal-binding protein; this encodes MPGSRTHDAVTLLLTAPAAAAAYAAGLDIGGSALVAASFLFGGLMFGPDLDILSKQHSRWGVLGFLWYPYRSFFKHRSRWSHGLLFGTLIRVIYFMGAATLLSFAAAYLIAAYNGSDLPRLSELALTWSVLGESVRSKTSTYFLPAIFAGLWSGAASHTLTDMAGSYVKTGRVTEFL
- a CDS encoding UbiA family prenyltransferase — encoded protein: MAGIFAKLKTTLEMIKFEHTLFALPFAFLGAVMAANGLPTWRQLVWITVAMVGARSAAMTFNRIVDRDIDAANPRTANRELPSGKLSVGFAWGFLFASIILFLVAAYSLNRLTFALSPVALLSVLGYSYAKRFTAFAHVLLGWALAISPTAAWIAVRGTIDSELPLLLSLFVLMWTAGFDVLYACQDYDFDHKAGLRSIPARFGIARSLWIARLFHFQAFIVLLLLLAFSGLGWPAVAGVAIVAALLVYQHTLIRPNDLSRMNAAFFTTNAFVSVILLATFGWAVYLSDLPK
- a CDS encoding Crp/Fnr family transcriptional regulator, whose translation is MIPFLRSISEDLTTALHSRGQLRPFAENEQVFAEGDKAAFLPIVISGRIKMIQFLEPGKEVILGIFEQGEMFAVPPVFDGKVYPSTAIAMVQSELLLLDRPVFLELIRQYDEFAFGVIGWMCEMLREKTSTIQNLATASPEHRVGHVLLKLAKRGKGDTPVKITVLRRDIAEMAGLTTETTIRVIRKFADAGLIEIKNGKVFVDPAGPLSRRFTL
- a CDS encoding group III truncated hemoglobin, with protein sequence MEKRDIEDREDIDRLMGSFYSRAIADLEIGYIFTDVAKLDLASHLPVIGDFWETILFQTGAYARHGRNPLQIHAALNKKTPLRIEHFKRWLEIFDSVVDEGFAGDRTEFLKSRARAIANRMMSFVSSAPLADAIE
- a CDS encoding nitric-oxide reductase large subunit gives rise to the protein MKKLWILLAAVFVISFAILGWVGSEIFRQVPPIPRQVVTTDGRVMIPEESVSTGQNVWQAMGGMQVGSIWGHGSYVAPDWTADYLHRESIFILNEWSGGRYGKDGSSLPSEEKAALRQRLQDLMRTNTYNEVNGSITVDPIRARAFEDNLKHYTDIFSNGSDDYAIQRNAQSDPAKLRDLNAFFFWTAWASAANRPNNTISYTSNFPSEPLVGNVPTSSAIVWTGVSVIMLIASIGGMVWFYAGWRREQDDHDTPESDPLIGAGVTPSQKATVKYFVVVSLLFLLQIAMGIITAHYGVEGGGLYGIPLAEYLPYVVTRTWHTQLGIFWIATAWLAAGLYIAPYICGYEPKFQRLGVNLLFGALLVVVLGSMAGQWMSVMHLLPGDLWFWFGHQGYEYVDLGRVWQAALFVGLLLWLFLIARSAIPALKRNDGSRSLVLLYLFTTAGIAFFYAPGLFWGMRSHLTVVEYWRWWVVHLWVEGFFEVFATVVIAFLFARLRVIRADHAAYAALLSGAIYLSGGIIGTLHHLYFAGTPTVALAFGAVFSALEIVPLVFVGYEALENIRHSQAKPWLAQYKWIVYFFVAVAFWNLVGAGVFGFMINPPIALYYMQGLNTTAVHAHGALYGVYGTLGLALLLFCMRAMQPERKWNTKLLGFAFWSINIGMFLELMLSLLPIGLLQTYQSVNVGYWSARSPEFMQTDLMQFLRWMRMVGDTIFAIGAVAFVWFAMKMMLTRDVRSEGEKIEDLAAS